Within the Maniola hyperantus chromosome 7, iAphHyp1.2, whole genome shotgun sequence genome, the region GGCTACGTCCCTGTCACGGCACGGTTCTGCGTAAATAGCTTtagtttaacttttttttaatacagataagtacaagttagcccttgactgcaatttcacctggtggtaagtgatgatgcagtctaagatggaagcgggctaatctggaagatgtatggcagtttttattaaacccatacccctagtTTCtatacagcatcgtaccggaacgctaaatcgcttggcggcatggcttcgCCAGTAGGGCGGTAAACACCagaccagctaggtgattcactaactcagtgtctaacacagaatgatagccaccgaggttggttggttctacattgctgcttcactgggtggtagtaaaatattatttcgtaatcaaatcatttatttgcacgattgcaggtacaatgatggtgttacagtgatttatttacagctacaatccgccatacagtgggcatgtaaaatttattttcttattatctattattaactaaattttattaataagctattttataacTTGTTTTCATTTACATCGTGCGTAGATTTTTAGAATTATATtgttcaacagtcacatatcacataatatatcatatgtcacataataattatctacctataataaattaaccaaagaaagaaaaaccgtagaaaaccttcaacggattaaaaaatgagatcGGTGGCTGTCGTTCAGTGTTacacactgagttagagaatcatcCCACTGGCCAGAGgaaatttagtaattataaGATTCCTAATTTTCCCTGCCGGTAATTCAACACGAgactcccactaataagaccacagcgcccaccactgcgccagggaggtcgtcaaaacattGTAAATAGGAAAGGTAGATACTTGTCAAAAAGTTGCTGCTGTatttggcggccacaggatttgacaaggcAGTGtaaagtggaggcaaacacaatagatcggagactgttgcagtgatacagggatatcaaggacttgcatagccccaaagaagaagaagaagaagaaaggtaGAAACTTACACAGTAGGAACAGCGTGTGCAGAAACACAGCGGATGGTGTCAACATTGCTTTGCCGCAGTGGCGCGTTAGTTTGCATGTTGTACAGAGTCTCTGGCCCAGCAGTATTGATGTTGCTGCGGTCCACGTGTGTTGGATAACTTGGTACTGAAACAAAACACGAgaaataattcatttattaatgactagctgatacgtatttttttttttcatttttttaaagaatattatccatgttaaatgactgatattcccctttcctctccaactaagcgtcaggcttgtgctagtaggtacgacaatagtgcaacgggcggggtttgaaccgtcgacctttcggttttcagtccactcctttacgggttgagctattgaggctctataaaaGTTTTCAAACCCTTTTTCAATAAAGTATTAACTTACCATTACAAGCATCTGCGACTTGCACATATATAGGCTGAGTAGCATCACTCAAATAGCTGAACTGCGGGAACACATCAGATATTTTGGGCAAAAAGTAGTCCCTCTGATCTATCACCTGCTCTACTCTTAACTTCTCTTCATAATCTACTTGTTGGATATCAGATGCTGCGTAGTTTCCATTGTAATCATGATCACAAATTATTGTTGTGCCTGTATTATTTGTAACATTGATATCTGAAATTCAATCAAATCTCAAACAAGATAGTTTGGAAAAACAAAGTTCTATTGGCACTcacgcacacacaaacacaatatTACACCACACAAACACACAACCTTTGTATTtgttactaattaattttaagtacaaCCACCATgtatgggaaggcactggccccttaGATACGGGAACTCTTAGTTTAAGGGACAGGACTCCATCATCAATCGatatatgtccactgctggacataggtgtcttgtagggacttccacacgccacggtcttgcgccgtctgaatccagcggctccttgcgacttgtcttccggtgcgaggtcgccattccagcaccttgggaccccaatgtctatctgttttacgaactatgtgccctgccgattgctacttcagcttcgcaacccgttgagccatgtcggttactctagttctactacggatctcctaatttctgatttgatcacgtagagaaactccaagcataagctctctccattgcccactgagtgactctgagctttcttatgaggcccatagttagtaactatttaagtcaaatgtaaggatttttgtaattcataaatattcattcattcattcattataatatcactactcacattataaatgcgaaagtgtgtttgtgttggATTTTCCTTCAACCTTGTTAATCTTCACTGAGTACATATCGCTTGGACGATTCGCGGCAGACAATAGCCAATCTAGTGCAAATAACTTAAACCATCGATGGCTTatgatcactacccataattataaatgcaaaagtgtgtttgtttgttggtttgtcctttaattatgtcgcaacggatcgacgtgatttttagcataggtatagttaaagacctgaagagtaacataggctaatcctggaaaatctaagagttcccacgggatttttaaaacctaaatcgacgcggagaaagtcgcgggcatcagctattgttaaatattttttttacctgtTACATTGACGTATTCAAAGATATTGAAACCATACGTATTTGAGTTTGTCAAATCCTCGGGTATGGCGGCATCCAATTTATCCTGAAAAGTTATTTCCGGACTTTTTGTGTTATTTATCTTTAGCGCAttcgtattattattttgatacacGGCATTGATTTCCGCATAACTACCGTCATTTCGACGTATGCTGACGCATTTGTCGGTACTCAGGATGATTTCTTCAGACTGGGCGAGATGAATTCTTTGACGTTTTCTCGGCCCAGTAGCTCGTATAATTTCCTAATTAAGGGTAAAATACGAAAATTAAATCACCTGTGACACGTGAAATGTTCTCCTGCTCCAACATCACACTTTGATCGCTATGACTACAaactctaagggtgagatctatagagcgcactctgacttagcttagacttaagacagagttaaaacgagacagagctatatctctcacattaatctgtctcgttttaactcaatcttaagtctgagcaaagtcaaagtgcgctctatagacctCAGCCTAAGAGCCTGCGCAGACTAGACGACGGGACGGCAGaggattttaaatttatcaattgaatttaatatttatcctATCGAAATAATGTACACagctgaaattttagtggttgtttGTGATTTGGCCTCAGTAGTACTCTCGAAATTTTGAGGtaaacttaaaaagtaaaattgtttttgtttcgaaataataataaaaaatcatcaactcaaaagtgtgagaaacaatagtaactaaCTAACGTGaatagtgggtaggtacatatactcGAActgcgctgccaataaagtttagagcaaaataagttctcgcgcgtagtgatacggcataaactagcctgcgcgAACGCGGTATTACTATtagttcgaggtctcattcgattttttcgagttcgagtttttctcgattgtaaatttgccatttttgactgtaataatttttatatttataaatcgattgtaataccacggcAAAATCATTTCACTTCAGGATAACAGCCAttacaatttcagcgtgtatatttCAATGCTCGGTGATCCAGAATAACCTGCGCTACGATGCTACGAGTTCAATCTCCGAGTAATGAAATATACCTTATTTCGAatggataaatattaaattcaatcGATAAATTTAAAATCCTCTGCCGTCCTGTCCTCCAGTCTGCGAAGGCAGGCCTTTATATGTAAAATCAAGattcaaaattataatttttcgcGAACAATGcgttttatattttgatttttctaTACTGGTGGCCCTTGGCCATACCTAATAATATCTCAGAAATTAAAAGGGGATTATagtttttttgttagttttttcaagatgatttccttcactgttaaagcaagtgataagaaTTTCTTAAAACACACTATTTCTGAAAAGTCAGATGTGTGTTCCCTGTAAAAACCCCTCCAAtaattacagttcttgcaattcacgaaggcgagtggctcatggttgtgtttaagtcgtatcggtataaggttggtacactgaatgtgtgcgtttgcgagcgctttctcgcgactgattggtccaacatgcacgcacacttacgcaatgcccgagTATCCGACgtcaccacaagtaaagtccactcgccttcgtgaattgcaagaactgtgcTTATCATAAAGGGTGGCCGTGTctcttgaaccgtaataggtagagagttgaaattttcacagaatgtgtatttctattgctgctataacaacaataaataataaaaatttaaaattttacttgCTCATGGCGGGTTCTGTACAAGATTAAGtactttctaattttttttaatttacctggCGGCCATTTTAGAATTTTCACTATACAAGTATATTATCTTGTAAAAACCCGTCCAATAAGTAAGttatgatataaataaatacttaccctAATATGTGAAATCAGAAGCTCTTGTTTGAGTTTGTAATTATAGTTACGTTTATTCACGTAACATTTATTCCGCTTAACTATTATGGACTTAGTGTTTCTGTTGAGCGGCGCTCGGCGCTGGGCTCTCAACTCTTGTATATCACTGGTTAGCGAATAGTTCGGTCTAGTATAGCTGCGCAGGATTCTGTCACTAGCGCTTGCAGCATTTCTCTTGGGGTTCACAGGGGTTATAGGCAATGTTTCCGGGCTATCTTGCCTGTAATTGCTGGGCCGTTTGGGTGTTGCTGTGATTGGTGGAGAGTAACATACTGAGTTCCTCGCTGCGAGTATCTTTTGAACAGGGCCTTGGCGCTGAGGGGAAGACAATAATAAATGAGTAATTTAAATGGACATAGAAACATTAAAcgtaataggtatattaatattatgttatactagctgacccgccccggcttcgctcgggtggaatttaggaaatcggcgtgggggttgaattttcaaaaatcctgaaatattaaggtacctacctacgtatttttttcttttgtaaccgaaaacccaaatataaatttttatggaaataacttgaaaaatgacggacttccgaacaaactttcatcccttatttaaccctcttggcagtagaattttatttcaaaaatagtgaaatacgtattttttattcttgacCGAAAGCctgtataccaattttcattgatgtaactttaaaaatgatagataGACTTTCATAGAAACttccaacccctatttaccccccttaggggtggtttttcaaaaaatcctttcttagtggatacctactctttacaaagaacacaccctccaaacttattagaacgtgacaaaatgattatttttgtccttatcactgtggccacttttttttgtttgtcaagatgtattttgtattatattttatagcagacatgaagggaaaaatctaaaaaaattgaAGATAGATTTTTACCTTTATATTCCTTGCTTTGCCTCTTGGTCTCTTTTTAACTTTGGATAGATTGAGTCGCTCCTCGCGAACTCTTTCTATGATATCGTTTACCTCTGCTTCAGAACTGTACTTCTTGGCTACGATTAGTTCTATCAAGTACACTTTCTGTAATAAACAGTCATAgtttacagtatgcggccgaaagtaatgtaactcgacctttacaaggagatagcaaatttgtagagcactgtctcagtcgttacgaccgacaaaacgtcatataggtatgagtgacagagacaacgctctacaaagccgaaatgtcattctaaaggccgacgtacattactttcggccacatACTGTACATTAGTATGACAAGATATTAGAAATaaatagattaataataataaattaaaactaagtaaaGGTAGTAAGACTAGTAACGTATAGTAGCCAGtagagaaaatattgtacatccacctttagaaagatagtttgtctctgtcactcatacctatatgacatttgtcagtctcaacaacAGATACCACACtcaacaaatctgctatctccaggctaaaggttgatgtacatttgAGACGTTTGTGAGTCTGTGGTCACGAATCATCCTACTCTGTGTCACGAACTCAAGATTACCTAGGTTTTTATGTTACAAtccacaataattataatatgcttTATGAGtgcaatatatataaaatacctATGCAACAAGTGCTTTCGTGTGTACAACCCTCGCCTTATACAGCAGGACGAAGTACAGACCTCAGCGGTCGTAGTCTATTTGGTAGCGAAACTTTACCTTGTAGTTTGAAGGCAGACGCATTGCTTTTGCAATCTTTTGCAGGTCCCTGTAGGTCTTAGCTTCTAAACGGTATGTGAAGACTGCTTGGCTTTCCATTGTTAATAATGGCTCCACTATAGCATGCCCCAGTGCTATTTTGATACAGCGGTAGTATTCACTGGAAAGagatttatttacaatttacatatctGTTATTTCAAGTTGTTGAGTCACATATTTACAGAgacatgaaattaaaataattatgaaaacaTTGTAAATATTCCACTATAGAAAACGTGATTACTATTTTGATAACTTGGTAATATTCTCTGGAAAGAGGTTAATATGCACTGCACTTTATGTAATTTCAATTCTACCTACCGCTGTATCAAAATAGTGGtgctgattctgttgtctttctcttaactaaaagagattgcccattttcttaggagctttgggccccccctaacataattgttatgtcaccatggttttaattttattttgtagacaaataattaactctttatattctgcaaaggatttctatttattcaccctggttataaagaaatcttattttttatattgctgatattgaggttatatttaattaatacttcttcaaaataaatgcatgtttacgattctaactgtaattgtggatattttcaataatagagtgaaaaaagtcgttataaaacataatcgtaaaaaataacacattaaaaaaaaattatttaagttttgacacgacgccacaaaagagggcccgttcacgagCGATCTcctttagagtatctgcatcattttctttttaatattgctaaaaaaggacagaacatgaattttacatttaaagactttaaattttagtgcatactacaaattaaaacaatagGCTCACAACTAGCAGCTAAAGTCCCacagtttgacagctctaaattaaatttaaaattgtcaaactgtgtctgtctctTTCATactacattagtaagaagaggatgcgaatactctaaaatttaggtgcactcagaatcagtaccattgtttaCATAGTGGAGccagaagtaggtaagtattcatACCGCCCCGTCCaagtgattattttattttattcgttttttgcaatcaacagcgatatatacaatataattttacataataacagactgaaaataaggccaaataggattacaacagattaattaaatagatattaattataaatatataacagtacatattttgataatttaaacaagctttacaataatataataatattaaaatataaaagtcaattaactagtaaaaatacctagtaggtgaatGGTGATTAACAACATATGtatgcgtgtgtgtatgtgtgagtgtatgtgtgtctgtgtgtgtgtgggtatgtgtttgtgtgtgggagagagagaatacgtgagagagtatgcgtgagtgtgtgcttgtgggttatgatattatgcggatttatgtactgttatagatactagtataattattattagttacatatgattatttttccgatgcagtttaattatttccttttttaattgcattttggacaggtgaaaaaggtcgaagtctgagtaaattttattataggttcGCGCCAGGCGTAAAATTACGGAATTTTTCATTAATTCAGACCTTGATTATTTAAAATAGACCACAGGGTATCTGGCATTTAATATGGTCTAGTCAAAGTAGTAAATATTGGACTGACACTCTTGGTCATTATTCATAATGATTGGTCCATATTAATACTGGCCGGTTAATCAAGTTGCTTGTAAAATTTACTTGGCAATTGTTTCATTTGGTCACATTCAGGTTCAAGTAGGtcaattataatttaagtataaaaaataggCTAAGTTTAGAATAGTTAGGTTCCACAACTGACTTATGtgagagaaaaacaaaaatacagtAGTAACGcggcggcagaaagtaatgtacatcggcctttaaaatgacatttcggcgttgttgagcgttgcctctgtcactcatacggtctatatgacgttttgtcggtctcaacgacagagacagtgctctacaaatttgctatctccttctcaaggtcgatgtagattactttcggccgcttacAGTAGGTAAATAATGAAGAACAGGCTCACGCATTCTCAACCCCTAAATAACTACAAACctagtaagtataaaaaatacaataagtaAAATTTCTGAGCACGTGCAAAGAATTATCATGGAATGATTAGTTTGTAATTATATTAGTCTGTAAGTGTATATTGttcgaaatgaaataaaataacaaaatgaaatgaaaaagttattgacaaataaatattaatgtcTCATGATTCCAATATCCTCACGTTTTGAACAATCATATTAAATCTTCGTAAGTATCTGAAGTCTGGATTAACAACTATTAAAAACGTACGTAccagtatccctattaatctgccATGTggtaaaaacaaaagaaaaagaacTAAGAATGTTATTTGAAACTGGTAACGTactgaaaattcaaatttaactatATCTTTAGAAACAAAACAACGAAA harbors:
- the LOC117983786 gene encoding uncharacterized protein isoform X2; translation: MESQAVFTYRLEAKTYRDLQKIAKAMRLPSNYKKVYLIELIVAKKYSSEAEVNDIIERVREERLNLSKVKKRPRGKARNIKRQGPVQKILAARNSVCYSPPITATPKRPSNYRQDSPETLPITPVNPKRNAASASDRILRSYTRPNYSLTSDIQELRAQRRAPLNRNTKSIIVKRNKCYVNKRNYNYKLKQELLISHIRDKLDAAIPEDLTNSNTYGFNIFEYVNVTDINVTNNTGTTIICDHDYNGNYAASDIQQVDYEEKLRVEQVIDQRDYFLPKISDVFPQFSYLSDATQPIYVQVADACNVPSYPTHVDRSNINTAGPETLYNMQTNAPLRQSNVDTIRCVSAHAVPTVTALPDPATPAGGALSVTSPALDDNNNQYPDVDIHLQEFLQLIANPKMKDFSGSSPRDTVDTPYGINELYEDALEMISQDTDYLESVGLSEPVQCVFCGWAGIILLLDHHIRKDHAQSIQKVDKNEWNITYTLQSLLQCDVWLHRVIEHDRKLYLLSVKHEHPDFFMATFSLISLDLLEPNENSVTMTLCNKRTGEPFSWTGQVRIFPPSSPNDNTGNGLKLQLADLDLVSNKPLSYDIHVIMFVKISPSTL
- the LOC117983786 gene encoding uncharacterized protein isoform X1; this encodes MESQAVFTYRLEAKTYRDLQKIAKAMRLPSNYKKVYLIELIVAKKYSSEAEVNDIIERVREERLNLSKVKKRPRGKARNIKRQGPVQKILAARNSVCYSPPITATPKRPSNYRQDSPETLPITPVNPKRNAASASDRILRSYTRPNYSLTSDIQELRAQRRAPLNRNTKSIIVKRNKCYVNKRNYNYKLKQELLISHIREIIRATGPRKRQRIHLAQSEEIILSTDKCVSIRRNDGSYAEINAVYQNNNTNALKINNTKSPEITFQDKLDAAIPEDLTNSNTYGFNIFEYVNVTDINVTNNTGTTIICDHDYNGNYAASDIQQVDYEEKLRVEQVIDQRDYFLPKISDVFPQFSYLSDATQPIYVQVADACNVPSYPTHVDRSNINTAGPETLYNMQTNAPLRQSNVDTIRCVSAHAVPTVTALPDPATPAGGALSVTSPALDDNNNQYPDVDIHLQEFLQLIANPKMKDFSGSSPRDTVDTPYGINELYEDALEMISQDTDYLESVGLSEPVQCVFCGWAGIILLLDHHIRKDHAQSIQKVDKNEWNITYTLQSLLQCDVWLHRVIEHDRKLYLLSVKHEHPDFFMATFSLISLDLLEPNENSVTMTLCNKRTGEPFSWTGQVRIFPPSSPNDNTGNGLKLQLADLDLVSNKPLSYDIHVIMFVKISPSTL